The window GGGACAGTAAAACCCGCCCGGCCGTGTCACCCGCAGTGCAGGGGACAGTAAAACCGGCCCGGCCGTGTCACCCGCAGTGCAGGGGACAGTGAAACCCGCCCGGCCGTGTCACCCGCAGTGCAGGGGACAGTGAAACCCGCCCGGCCGTGCCCCGGGGCCGAGGCCCGGGCGAGCCCTACCATCTGCGTGGGGATGGAGCGGAACACGCTCAGCATGGCGGCGGCGCTTCTCCGGCTTCTTCCCGCTGCCGTTCCTGGCCGTCTCCGCGCTCCCGGGCGGGGCTCTGCTGTTggcggggcgcggcgcggccTCTCCGCTGCCACCGGCGCTGGTCGCGGCCGAGCGGAAGGCGGCTGCTGAGCTGGCCGGAAGCGCGCCCCGTCCGCCCCGCCCAGAGCTCCGCCGGCCGGGGGTGCCGCCTCCCGCCTCGGCCATCGcctccgcgccgccgccgccgctccgggGCTGCTCCGCTCCCGCTCCCCCGCGCTCGCCGGGACGCATCGCCTCCGCAACGGCGGCTTCGCCCCGCAGGACCCCGGCGGAGGCGCCCTCCCCGGCAGGTGCGAGGCGCCGCGGAGCCGCCTGTCGCACACCCGCACTGATTCGGCAGCTCGCGGGCTGCCCTCCCGCCGCAGCCTCGGGCTCGTCTCGCGGAGCCGCCGGGCGCCGCCGCGGCTCCGGTGTGGCGGCGGGGTGGGCGCGGCGGGGGTTCGGCGCCCGGCGGCGGTCAGGCACCTGGGCGGGCGCCCGGGGCCGCGCGCTGCCGCGGTGGCCGGTCCGTgaggggccggggcggggcgggagagccgggcacggccccgccggccccggAGCGGGGCTGAGCCCGCAGGGCTGCCCGCGGAGCGCGGTGTGGGTTTCGTTGTGGTCCGGGGCCATCCCTGCGCAGGGCACGCTGTgtcgctgtccccagcccggcTGCCGCGTGTCGCTCCCGGAGCCGCAGGGCGCTTCTGGCACAGCGGGACGTGGCGCTGAGCTCCCGGCAGAGCTCCGCGTCCGCCCCGTGCGGTGCGGCTCCGAGGGCTCGGGGCCGGGGTTTGTGGGCTCCGCTGATGTGTCTGCCCGGGGGAGAAGTGCAGCGGGAAGGAGGTGGTTCTGATACGTGTAACAGTCACAGCGCGGTCCGAGGTGTTTTAATGCAGGCATTTCGCCAGTCTCTCACCGTTTCTGCAGTTTTGCTGTTGTTAAGGAGCTTTCTGTGTTTCTCCTTC of the Passer domesticus isolate bPasDom1 chromosome 9, bPasDom1.hap1, whole genome shotgun sequence genome contains:
- the SPCS1 gene encoding signal peptidase complex subunit 1 isoform X1 gives rise to the protein MRPGERGGAGAEQPRSGGGGAEAMAEAGGGTPGRRSSGRGGRGALPASSAAAFRSAATSAGGSGEAAPRPANSRAPPGSAETARNGSGKKPEKRRRHAERVPLHPHADGDVVKPAEEVFSATDYKGQKLAEQIFQGIILVSAVIGFIYGYITEQFGWTVYIVMAGFALSCLLTLPPWPMYRRNPLKWLPVQESGTEEKKAADRKPKRHSKS